A region of the Candidatus Binataceae bacterium genome:
CGCGATTGCTTACGAACAGCGGCTCGCTATCGGCGCCGCCGCGCTCAGCAAGCCACACACGGAGCGCTTCCACACAGTCTTTTCGGAGCGGTGTTGTACGCTCTTTTCGTCCCTTGCCCATGCATCGCACGTGCGGCCCGGTGTCAAGCACCACGTCGCCGCAGGTCAGATGGATCAGCTCCGACACGCGAAGACCGGTCTGTAAGGCGAGCAGAAGGAGCATTCGATCGCGACGGCCCGATCGAGTCGTTGGATCGGCGACCCGGATGAGAGCTTCGATCTCGGCGCGGGTGAGGAAGTTGATGGTTCGCTTTTCGTATCGCTTGGACGGCATCGCCAGTACCTGCTGACAGTGATGCAGAAGCTGCGGCTCATTGCCGGCGACGTAGTTGAAGAAGGACCGGATCGCTGACAGCCGCGTATTGCGGCTGCGCGCGACATTGCCGCGTCTGGTCTCGACGAAGGTCAGGAAGCTTCCGATCAGATCGGTGTTGATATCGGCGATCTGAAGCTGGGTTGGCTCGCGCTTGAGTCGGTCCGCCGCATACCTCAACAGCAGCCGGAAGGTGTCGCGATAGCTCGCCACCGTATTAGGACTGGCGTGGAGCTGGGTCGCGAGGCGTTCGGTGAAGAAGCGCTGCACATAGATCGGGAGCGGATGCCGCTTCATCGCGACTCCCTCCCGGCGAGGTTACGTTCCGCACGTTCGCAAGCAAGCCGCAACAGTTCCGGGATTGCCTCGATGTACCAGTAGGTGAGATCAG
Encoded here:
- a CDS encoding tyrosine-type recombinase/integrase: MKRHPLPIYVQRFFTERLATQLHASPNTVASYRDTFRLLLRYAADRLKREPTQLQIADINTDLIGSFLTFVETRRGNVARSRNTRLSAIRSFFNYVAGNEPQLLHHCQQVLAMPSKRYEKRTINFLTRAEIEALIRVADPTTRSGRRDRMLLLLALQTGLRVSELIHLTCGDVVLDTGPHVRCMGKGRKERTTPLRKDCVEALRVWLAERGGADSEPLFVSNRGDRFSRDAVERIVRKHVELAARTCPTLKGKRVTPHVLRHCAAMQLLQNGVDRTVIALWLGHESVESTQMYVHADIELKEKAMAKTQPVALAPGRDRPTDEMLAFLEGL